In the Denticeps clupeoides unplaced genomic scaffold, fDenClu1.1, whole genome shotgun sequence genome, GGGGTAAAATACTGGTCTGGACTCCGAATGCTGGGAGAGCGAGATTTCAAATTGAATTAACAATGCAGTCCAGGAAGAAAGATAGAAAAAGCGAGAAAGGCACTCAGTCGTTCAATTTGCCAATAAAGATGAGAGACTCTGAAGGAGGAAAGACACAGCTTGAAGGGgcctgagctgagctgagcagGTACGGGGAAGTTCACACAGAGTTCGTCGCTGGGCGCGGGAGATGTTACCTGAGTCTGGATGCGGTTGAGGCCTCGGAACCACAGGATCTGTCCGCGGCGGAGCTCGCGCTCGGCGTGGTCGATCTCGTCGAGGTCCTCCATCTCATCCAGCTCCTCCTCGGGGATCTCCTCCTTCTGAGTGCCGTGGCCGGCGGTCTTCAGGAACTTCAGTCGGCTTGTTGGGATGGAGGAGATCACCTGAACAGAGGCGCGGTGTGAGCGAAACTCTCCTGGTTGCTTATTGGGTCAGCTCCATCACAACCGTATTCCACCTTGCCGAAAGTGGAGGTGGCACGGACATTTGTATACCTACAGGACTTCTACATACTCCTGGGACATGGTTTATTTCCGGCATTTCAGACATGTCCTTGGAGTgaccactagggggcagtgTTGTCCCACAGATACGACAACCCAGAGCCACGTGGTGGCACTCAATCAAACAATCTCACCAGAGTGCAGCACCCGTAGGTGGAGCCAATCCCCGCCCCAAAAGCTCACCTGACCCCAGAGCAGACAGCCGAAGCCCAGGAAGATGCACCAGAGCCACTGGTCGATGGTGAGGCCCTGACAGCTGAAGGGCTTCCCGCCAAACTGCACAATGACGATCTGTCAGGAGGGGAAAAGAACAATCAATTAATTACAGCACACATAAACAGGGCTTAAAACTAATTACCGTAATCAATGACCATAAGAACACGAGGCCGCTGCACGGCAATTACCAACGGCAAGCTCGGGCGCTGAAAAAACGGAATCaatatgtagatttttttcGGCGAAGATGCATGTCAATAATTGCATGGAGAAGAGCACCTGGATGATGAAGGTCCCAAAGACGATGGAGCAGAAGATCAGGTTGTTGAAGATGCCCTCGAAGACGTTCCTCTCACCGTGGATCTTGCGGGCGTTAATCTCGTTGAAGAGCTGCATCATGACGAAGGTGTTGAAGACGATGGTGTAGTGTTCAGTTGGCGGGGCGTGGAGAGGTGTGTTCCTTCCACTGTCGATGTCAAACATCCTCTCGCCTGGGGTGACGGTGTAAAGCTGAGCACCGGAACGGAGACACTTTACGCTTCACAGTGTGCAGCAGTCGCCTTACCAGCAAAGAGAAGAGTGAAGATGATGGTGAGCTGATAGACGCCGTGGCCCAGGATGTTCTTCATCATGGTGCGGGAGATGAGCGGCTTGTTCCGGCCGTATGGCTTCCTGAGCAGCAGCGCCTCGGTGGGCGGCTCGGTGGCCAACGCCAGCGACGCGAAGGTGTCCATGATGAGGTTCACCCACAGCATCTGCACCGCCTTCAGAGGCgagtcctacacacacacaaaaaaaaaaagaataaatcagGATTCGTGTTCTGATAAAACACATGGTGGTGTAACAGTGTAGCTCAGCAAAGGATTGTGGGATTGAAAGAGAACATTCTactataatattaaaaaaaaaaaaaaaatgtacattcaaaacaaaacatttcattccACTCAGACATGAGGCAGAAACCACCGAAATGCCTAAATTATAAAACATTCGTGTTTCACTTCATTTCTCACGGTTATTTACCACCCTGTATTCTACAGAAATGTCCTCCAGCACAAAGCTGACACACCAGGGTTTCTTTTTAAGGCCACAGTCATCAAATATAAGACCCCGCATCAGGGTCGTCAGCTCCACTGGTCTAAGGGCcagggcttttttttccccagcagacGCGGTGAATGCCAGATGCTCTCTTAAAATACAATACTAATTGATATTTTAAATTTCCCTTCcaaatttctgtcattttttagCCTGTCAACCTGCTGCAGGCCACTAGGAGGCGACTGCGGTATTTGTGCCGATGCTCAGGGCAGCAtcgtaaataataataaagtgaagtgattgtcacacgtgatacacagcagcacagcaaatggtgcacacagtgaaatgtgtcctctgcatttaacccatcaccctgagtgagcagtgggcggccatgacaggcgcccggggagcagtgtgtggggacggcgcttagctcagtggcaccttggcagatcgggattcgaaccggcaaccttctgattacgcttcctttaccgctaggccaccactggatgGGGGCGGAATCATGGGCATCTCCATGAAAAGACCCCCCCCCCGGTCATGGCagattgtttcatttgatttattgggtttGATTTTCCAAAACtgaacagacttttttttttaaggaaaccACGAGGCCCACGATGCCGACCGTTCAGCTGCGGCAGGTACGGGGCTGAAGGCCGTGTTCGTCATTACAGTTTACACGCTTTATACGCCGCAGACTCCCCGCATGCCACGCTCCGTACAAATCACAGCGCAGGCGTGAAGCCCTGCCGCCCCGCCGCCCGGGGTCGGGCACCCAATTCACACCTGACAGCTCCCAAACGTACACGAGGCGACGCAGGTCAACCGCGAAGCCCCTTAACGGCCCCTCAATTACCAACGACTTTAGGCGGCGTGAGCAGTAATTAGCAGCTGCCACCGTGAGCGGTGACACGCGCGTCACAGTCCAGCCATTCTACTGCGACGAGTAGCCGAGCGTGCGGCTCAGCGCAGGACTTCTGCCACCGAACTGCAGACCTTCGTCCCCGGTTTCCTGCGGGAGCCTCATAACCTTCACGCATGCACAAAAACAGTCAGATCCATGAACGGATGTATGAGGCcctggaccagaagaccacaaagtcccaggatcaaaccccacttactgccattgtgtctctgagcaagacccCGAGTGTCTTCAGAGCAGGGTATCTGCAGGTTTAAGACCTtttttaaagccactttcaTCACCGCATCGGGGTCGACAACATTTGTTCAAGGACCAGAGTTTTTCCAAATGCTCTTctaaattaattttcattttcctcCCAAATTTcctcttgctgagggacacgaaggtagtaagtgtgatttgaacctgggtcttctagttcataggcgagtgtgttacccactaggctacaaccacccttaCTCCTGTACTCCTacaagccactagggggcgagtgtgatgttttcagttattatttgtgagtcatttcaATGCCGTGACCGACAGATTACTGACAGATGAAACTGAAGTGACTGTCagctgaaacacagcacagcacacggtgcacacaacgaaacgtgtcctctgtttttaaccatcacccttggtgagctgtgggcagccatgacaggcatccggggaccggtgtgtggggacgttccGGATTACGGGTCCGCTCCCTTACTCTCTGGGCCATCACGGCTCATTGGAGATTGAAGGCTAATTCCATTTGATTTAGAAACTCGAGAATTCCCCCTCAGAAGACGTCTGTCAACGAACTGCAGAATTCAGCCATATAGCTCCATACTCAGTACCTCTAATTCCAATCTCGTACTCAAAAAGGCAAAACATATTAGAAATTcggcaacattttttttgagGTTTCCAGcagtaaaaaattatattgggTCTGCAGaatttttaagacatttaaactggatttaaggattattagccatttttttattgttttccagTTTAACAGAGTAAGTAAACAACAAAGAAAGGAACTATTACTAGTTATTTTTCAAATCAATCTTAAAACTTTTTAAGGATCGGCAGATACCCTGCCAAGGTGACTGTCTCTGTAACCTCTGTAAATGAAGCGTACCTGCGTGATGCAGGCCCCAGTGAAGGCCACGATCACCGCCACCACGTTGACGGTGAGCTGAAACTGGAGGAATTTGGAGATGCTGTCGTACACGTTCCGCCCCCACATCACCGCCTTCACGATGCTGGAGAAGTTGTCGTCCGTCAGGATGATGTCGGACGCCTCCTTAGCAACATCTGTGCCAGCAATGCCCTGTTGAAGCGGACAAGCAAACAAACCTACAATTAACGTCCCATGGGGACGGCACAAAAGCGCCACAGCGTGGAAACGAATCCCGGCGAGATACCATGGCAAATCCCACGTCGGCCTTCTTCAGCGCTGGCCCGTCGTTGGTACCATCTCCCGTCACCGCGACCACCTGCCTCTGCTCTATAACGGTGCTGTCAATGATGCCTACAAccaaaaagagaaaatggtGAGATAGCCAATCACGGCGTGGGGTTCGAGGTGAGAAGGATGGAGTGGTGCAAAGTCATTATCAAATATAACAGGTAAAATATAAACTAGTGGGTATAATGCCAGTAGCCACTGGTGCACTGGTCTGGGGTTCTTCAGGTTCTAAACCTTCCTTATTCCAGTGTATTACCTTTCACTAAAGTATGCTTGTCTGTTGGTGACGATCTGGCCAGGACCCTGAGCTTGGGCCATATTTTATCGATCCGTTCTTGTTCGATCTGTCAatagagagaagaaaaaaaaaataaataaattacaaagtCGAACCCCACATGCCACCTGCTCCTGCTGTCCCCCCCGTCCCCACCTCGCCCTTCTCGTTGCGTATCCGCCGGTTGAACTCCTTCCCCTCTAGACAAAGGAACTCGTCCCCGGGCTGAAGGATGCCACACTTGGTGGCGATGGCGCGGGCGGTGTTGATGTTGTCCCCGGTGACCATGCGCACGGTGATCCCAGCACGTTGACATTTCCTTATGGCGTCTGGGACCtgcaggggggggggaataaataaataaccagtcCAAACACTGCCTGCTGATTTTCAATTCCTATGGTTACGGTAAATTGTCCTCATGGCAAGGTGGTGACAATGTACATGTGACCGTTTATCTACATTTTCACCCTTCCCTGTGACCATCTTCTGTCCAGCTACGCTGCTTCTATGGAGAAGTGTCCATCTCGTGTGTTTTATTGGTGGGGGGTTTGGCATGTATAAGACCCCTGGACACCCCTGACCTGCCCTCATTTTTAAAAGCTCTGAGCACTCTTTGCCGTAGAGGCTCTTGACATGTTCCTGAGTCATGAGGAACCGGCCCAGGAAGCAAGCTCCTGCTTCCGAGCTGACTGTGGCACTAAGGCCACTGAAGGGGACGAGAGCACCGGTCATGTGATTCCCAGACTCATCCAGTCTCACCAGACTCATTTAGCACGAGACGTGcaaactcacctccggcctgaCGGGGTCCTCGATTCCgaccacacacatgcaggtgAGGCTGGTGAGAATGTCCGTCTCATTGTCCCAGTCCGGCTCTCCGTCGGTGGCGGGAAAGTCTCTGTAGGCCAAGCAGATGGTCCTGAGGCCCTCGGACGCCATGGGCTCGATCACTTTCTTCATCATGTCGTCCCGGTCCCTCGGACGGAACACCTTCGGCTCGCCGCTGGCCGTCAGGATCTTGTAGCACCTGAAGGGGACGAGGCCGGGTCTTAAACCTCAACTTCCACAGACAACTCGCTGTTCTCCTCTTTCTATATTCTACCGTTAACTTGTACGTAGAATACAATGATTATATTTACGGACATGCCGATTATGGTGATGCAGAGCAGTAGAACTAATTTACCACTACAGCCTTCAAATAGAACTGAAAATCATGTGTAATCATTCATATACAGAATAACGTCAGACAACATCAGTGCAACATTCTTCTTACTTCTTGAGGAGGATCTCCGAGGCTCCTTTGCTAAACATGCGGAAGCTTCCGTCAGCGTTCTTCAGCACAGTGCTCATGGATTTTCTGACAGAGTTGAAGGTGTAGACCTTGTAGAGGCGCTCTTCCGGGATCTCGTTGCGGATCGCTTGGTAGTCTCTTTTTAAGTCCAAGGCGAAGCCCAGCAAGGCACACTCAGTCTTGTTGCCCACCTGGCGCGGCAGGCCGCCCTCTTTCTCGGGGGACTGCAGAGAGACGTGGGACAGGTAAACATGGCCACCATTCATAAATCCCCCACGGTGACATTTCACCCCGGTTTTCGCTCGGAACGTGGTCGTTTCCAGAACGTCTGACCCCTGTCCGGCATTAAAATCACAGAAGCTGCCGcctgctgatttgtttgcagtTTACACACCCGGCAGAAGGccgagtcacacacacacacacactcgctgatATAAGGGCACCCACAACGTAAGCATCGGTTTGTGGAGCGGAAGCAAGGGCATCCAGCTACTACGCAGTAAACAGGTCACCATTTTAGGAATATTCATAATGCTTtgcgggcaaaaaaaaataaattctctcCATGGAATATCTGAGGAATCTGGACCCATGTATACATGTGACACACGAAGGTTTAAATTCTTCAAGGAATGTGGAGAGTGGGCagcagaggtgggtagtaacgagttaaaaaaaaaaaaacaaacaaaaaaaaaaaaaaacactttttaatctTACTTAgctacatttaaataaatatttaaataaatatttaaataaataaatagtattttaaatacttcatttttgccagacagatgCCGTGAGTAGATCGAACACATGACTATGTTCCACCACTCAGACGAAGCAACAATGATCCCACGACGcagtttcaccaatcagacgtagccatgcGGTCACATGGCGGCATAGTGGCACAATCTCGACACACAGCACCGGCACGAAATGAAGAATGACCGATGCGACGGCCTccgttgccggctcgaatctcgatccgccaaggtgccaccgtgcaaaagcaccgtccccacacactgctccccgggtgcctgtcatggccgcccactgctcaccaagggtgattggttaaatgcagaggacacatttcaccgtgtcaccatgtgctgtgcttcacaatgactaacacgtcactttcaccttcaccaGTTACTCAGTACATGAGTAGCTTCATCACTACATACTTTTGTACTATTACTTGAGTAATGTTTTGGACTACTactttttacatgtaaatgagTAAAACTACTAATACTTTGGCTACGCTACTCACCTGGCCGGCAGCGATAGTCTGGGAGTACCGACGCCCTGAGATAAGCCTCACCTAATTAAGTAGGTAGCCTGGCTTCATGTAAGCCAACAGACTAATGAAGATGGATCAAGGTTCTAAGAACGTGACTGGTGAGGCATGAGGGCTaccgctacacacacactcagcatttCCAGGCGATATGCCACAGATCGTACCATGATCTTGGTGGTGTATGCACAGTTGACCCCGATGCCCAGGATGAGCAGGTCCATGATGCTGGAGGGGACAAGCTCGGGTTCCGGAACCCTCCTGTAGTGCTTGTCTGCAATGTAAGCCTGCACGACGGTCATCCTGTTCATGGTCAGCGTGCCAGTCTTGTCGGAGCAGATGGCCGTGGCGTTCCCCATGGTCTCGCAGGCGTCCAAGTGCCTCACCAGGTTGTTGTCCTTCATCATTTTCTGGGAAAAGGTGCAAACCGATCGCATTTTAAGAcgagaaatggaaaaaatgaccATTGCGGGACAGAGAAGTAACTGCAGAGGGACAGGCAAGTCATCTCTTTATGTGTTACCCAGCGCCCTGGAGGATCAGGCGTGTAGCTTTAAGGCACTTTGAGAAGATCGGTCACAGACACCATGTGGTCCGCTAAGCCGCGGTGAGGTGGCAGAAGGCCCTTACTTTGACTGAGTACGCCAGCGAAATGGTGACTGCCAGGGGGAGCCCTTCAGGAACAGCGACCACCAGCACAGTGACGCCGATGATGAAGAATTTGACAAAGAACTGGATGTAGATGGGTGTGCACTCCTTCACCCATGGCAGCTCCTGGAGCCAGAAGGTGTCCACCGCAAAGAGAACCACGAGGATGATGACCGTGATGGCTGACATCACCAGACCTGCGTGGGGAAAGTCGCTTATCAAGACCAGAACATCTACAGACGCGTAAGACCAATAAGACCAGACGCGTGAGGACTGTGGGATCTCACCAGCTTTGCCAATCTGGACCGCTAGCTTGGTCAGTTTCCCTTGAAGGACAGACTTCTCTTTCTTTGGCAAGTTGGCCTTCCGCTTCTCCTCGCGTTCGGCACCCTCGTCGCTGTTCAGGGGCTGCATCTCCATGGCGGCTCCATCCTGGGCTTTGGCTAAATGGGAAACGACGCCCAGAATTAGTCAGCAGGACCAATGCTGCCCAGATGTGATGGCAACAGAATGACAACAGTGACACAGCCAGCCCACCGGCGAAGGGCCAGAAGAAACCAAACACAAACATGACCTCAGAGGTGACTGGAAAGAGGAAGGGGCGTCTCCTACGTTTCCGCCCATCTGTGCCAACATGCGACGTACACATGGGTCGTGCTAACTCAATGAAGCGCgaaaaattcattcaaatacGGTGGGAATGTAATTGTTGTCGGCACGCTGCAGGGCTTTTTACAGTCGCCACACAGacccctcccccacacacatCAGGTCACGTGACCCAGTAACGCAGGGATCGGGGAGCTAATCTCTACTTCAACAGTCAACGTGGTGAAATCATGGAAACGAGCTCTGTGGgtagaacgtgtgtgtgtgtgtgtgtttgggtggcgTTTCACATGTTTGCCGGTAACACAGCAAGTCATCGCAGCCAGAAGGATTATTGACCCGCGTTCTCGGGCCAACCTGCCAGACCGAGGCTCTTCACACACACGGCTTCCAAGATGGAGTTCTTCTGTCCTAACCAGAACCTGCACAGCgcagtgcagacacacacacacacaaagtcaacACAGCCGCTCACCTTTCTTCCTGTTCTCCACGGAGCCGTCCTGCTTTTTGTCTGTTTGGAGAGAGAACGCGCCTCCATTAGTCACCATCAGGCCTTCAAACGTATTTACAAAATTATGCAAACACGCCACCGATCCAACATGTGAAACGCGGCACCAGAATTCTGATGAGGAAGCAAACAGACGACAGCGAGCACGACGCCAACATGCAAATACACAGCtgtctctctaacacacacacacacacacacacacacacacagaatccagCTAACCTGCAAACTACGAGATAACACGTCTGACAAATGATAACAACAGTTCACAATATGCATATACCCACATTCCACGGGTAACCAACTAACTAACTAGTCTGCTCAGCTAATGTAAGAGTACCACTGGTTCAGGGACTAGAGGGAAATTAGGGAGCTAATTTCTAATAGCACGTCTAATCTGGACCATCCTGGAGAGAAGAGTGAGACCAATGCACCAGACCGGCCATAGAACGAATTACAGAACAAATTTTGAAAACTCTCTTTTAACATTGTAAAAGCCGACCAGAGGGGTGTACAACTGGCCCACATGATCCTCAtcatattgttaataataatatcagCACTATTAGCGTGGATTTGCACTgcccgtgtcccctgtttgtCACACTTTATGTCACTATGTAACTTTATTTTCTAATGTTACATGGATCACCGGGTTCCAGAGAAactgtgtactgtctaacacgtatatagctgacatgacaataaagctcaactttattattattattattaataatatcgCACTGTGCTGTGATCTCCTCTATAATCCCCTGTCTCTCCTCACCTCCATCTGTTTCTGCAGCATCTACAAACACAAAGAGCgttcagtacacacacacacacacaccacgtgcCACAGTTGTCATGTGTGAGGTGTGGACACAAAAACTCactcttcttttccttcttcttttccttctccttcttcttctcgtcGTCATCTTCATCGTCCTCCTCGTCGTCCCCCGCCCCCAGCAGCGTGAAGATTATTCCAGTCTGGGAGTTGACTCCCACGGCAGTGACCAGCATTTTTCCCGAGCCCTCCATGACGTGGGTTCCTGCGGGGGCGCCGGGGAGGAACGGTGAGGAAACAAGGCACACGTGTCCGCCAGGTCCGGTGTAGGTCCCGGAACGCTCCCGTACCTGAGAGCAGCATGGGATCCTTCTCCTGCGTCTTCTTGACGTGGTCCGACTCCCCTGTGAGCGAACTCTCGTCGATTTTCAGATCGTTTCCCTGGATAAGGATGCCGTCAGCTGGAAGGAGGtcacctgtaacacacacacagcgtccaGTCACACAGTCTGTGTCGTCACACCTCAGCTCCTACACGCGTCGGTAGAGAACCACGCACCATATTTGATTTGCGCGATGTCCCCGACCACGATCTCAGCCACGGGGATCTGGATCACCTGACCGCTCCGGACCACCGTAAACTTCTGCTCTTGTTCGATCCGGCTTTGTAAGCCGCGGAACTGCTTCTCCTTGCTCCAGTCGTTGAAGGCCGTCACCAGCACCACGCAGATGACCGACAGCAGGATGGCCGCGCCCTCGATCCAGCCGGCATGCGCCTCGCCCTCGTCCTCCACGCCACCCGCCGCCTTCCCACATGCTGCGccggtggggaaaaaaaaaaaaaaagaagccctgAGCAAACCCTCTCTCCCCGCTCACAACATACCTGGAaccataattttacatttacgccatttaccagacgcccttatccagagcgacttacaatcagtagttgcagggacagtccccccctggagacactcagggttaagtgtcttgctcagggacacgatggtagtaagtgggatttgaacctgggtcttctggttcataggcgagtgtgttacccaccaggctactaccacccactcagACATgacatgtgaagtgattgtcacacgtgatacacagcagcacagcacacagtgcacacagtgaaatttgtcctctgcatttaacccatcaccctgagtgagtagtgggcagccatgaccagcgcccggggagcagtgtgtgggaacggtgctttgctcagtggcacctcagtggcaccttggcggatcgggattcgaaccagcaaccttctgattacagggccgcttccttaaccgctaggccaccactgccccatgcaggGTAGGGGTGTTCGAAATGAATCTCAGACacggacgattctgcatcgatatTTTTATAGTGTCAGTATAAAAATTAGTCCTCGTCCACGCGGACGTTCGAAACTGGCGGCCTTATAACGACATGTGCGCTTCAGCTGCGTTCGATTGGCATGCGCTTGACGTTGTTTAACGCTCCTTGCGGCTTACATTTTATAGCTTGTTTTATTAGCCATCTGTCTCAGCTTTTGGAATTTCACCTAGCAGCTATCGAACATTCGTGAAAAATGTGACATTGGAATAAAAGAGTTTGGCTACTCACATACATCTGTCGTGTCCGGAGGGTGATAAAAAGAAAGGCCTAAAGAAACAATGGCTGCCACTTCTAAGATAATCAGCGTAACGTCTTGCAAAGCTTCCCAGACTAACTGGAGAAAAGTTTTTGGCTTCTTGGGAGGTATAAAGTTCTGTCCAAACTCTGCTTTCCTCTTGTCGATGTCTGCGGGCTGTCCGGTTAGACCTGCGGAGATGGAGAGAAGAACGAAGGAGCGCACATCAACACGACTGGAACGAGTGGATGCTTCTTGCTATGGAAATGAGTGTctccgtttaaaaaaaataaacgtttataagaaattgtgaaaaattgaggagagagaaaaaaaattaataaataaacagctgCAGTTCTCATTACAGAACTAAGAACACCAGAACATAAATCATGAACTCAGCTATTCAGCCGGATTTCAGGTTCAAGTCAAGTTCTAGTAATTACACGAGGGGACCTGCTGCGTCATCCGATTTCGTGAATAAGACGTACgtattgggggaaaaaaaaaaaagacaatcagCGGGAACAATAATTGCGCCTGACGGAACAAAGGCAGCACAGCGCGgtaaggaggggaaaaaaaccaaaccaaatgaGACACACAGACTATGGATGGGAATCCTGGCCTAATCGACTTGAAtcttacatttaccagacgcccttatccagagcgacttacaatcagtagttccagggacagtccccccctggagacactcagggttaagcgtcttgctcagggacacgacggtagtaattgggatttgaacctgggtcttctggttcataggcgagtgtgttacccgctaggccactaccacccggAATCTGCTCGTCAGATCTCAGTATGGTGACGTCAGAGGCAGGAAAGGACAACGGGGCATCATACCGCACATGGTGTGAGGCGGCCTTATCGCTCGGACCACCGAAGCTCTATCAGGACAGAGATTTTTACTATGAGGAGTCCGTGTTGACAGCGTAAAAATCTGTAGCTGATGTTTTACGAAGAATTCTGCATTGGGATAGGGCACCGGTTCCGAAAAACGCATTTTCCACTCAGTCCACGGGGGCAGGGGGCCGAAATGTCCCTTTAAGCTCCTTCCGCGTCCGGCTCATTTAACCAGGGGCCGACCCGCGCAAACAGGGCCTCGCCGTTGCTACGCAGAATTCCCCCGCGGTAAGGGGGGGAACAGGCCGAGCCGAGAGGAGAGCCGTGTGATGAGCGGGTGGAAAATAAACTCGACCAGCTCAGCAGAGAACGTTCATAAACACGGTAAGCGGCCAGCGCGGCGCGAGGGAGATATtctcgctcgcacacacacacacacacacacacacacagctgggtaATATATCGAAGACGCTACCGAtcttaatataaatacattatatatatgtatatggtGCAAAATTTACAATCGACATACGAATTCCAAACTGGCGGGAATCAGGCCGCAACGGCCAGGCCAACGTGACACTCAAACCGAGTGGGCGCGGCTGATAAACGCACCACGAGCAGCTATTTCGCCCCGACCGCTGACCACGCCCCCCCCAATCGACCACTAATTACAGCCCAGCGGCTCCGTGGGATTGGCTAATCCTGAGGGGTCAGGGGTTAACTGGCTGATGGGCGGCAGGGAGGTGTAGAGATAACCGGATCCTGAACGTTGCTGGGAATACGGGAGTGGGGTTCACGGAGAATCCCCTCCCCGTACAATAACGCTTCAACATCAATGGTTtcggtgatttaaaaaaataaataaataaataaagtgcaattTTAACATCGAAACGTGttaaaatgtcttaaaagtTCCACTTTACCGAAGGTGGAATCAACTGACCCGAGGAGATCTGGAGAAGCCCAGATCTTCTCGTTGGGGTGACGATGGTTAAGTAAAACGTGAACGCTGCAGCACACGCGGTTTAAAATGCTAATTCGGGAGTTTAACCCAaaacaaatgatgaaataaaaagtgCTGAGAGCAGCTTGGAGAGCCGGGATCTGTTGGGAAGATTAGGGAAGGATTTGCTCGGGAATAGAGATTAATTGGAAATCCCTTTTCAATAGTCAAAGCTCCCATAACCTTCAATGACGGCGTAATTTCCTCCGGCAAGCGTGAGTGAGC is a window encoding:
- the LOC114772532 gene encoding plasma membrane calcium-transporting ATPase 1-like isoform X5, which gives rise to MANNSYSGVKNPAGEANHDGEFGCSLKELRALMELRGAEGINKVQECYGDVNGLCSRLKSSPVDGLTGQPADIDKRKAEFGQNFIPPKKPKTFLQLVWEALQDVTLIILEVAAIVSLGLSFYHPPDTTDVSCGKAAGGVEDEGEAHAGWIEGAAILLSVICVVLVTAFNDWSKEKQFRGLQSRIEQEQKFTVVRSGQVIQIPVAEIVVGDIAQIKYGDLLPADGILIQGNDLKIDESSLTGESDHVKKTQEKDPMLLSGTHVMEGSGKMLVTAVGVNSQTGIIFTLLGAGDDEEDDEDDDEKKKEKEKKKEKKNKKQDGSVENRKKAKAQDGAAMEMQPLNSDEGAEREEKRKANLPKKEKSVLQGKLTKLAVQIGKAGLVMSAITVIILVVLFAVDTFWLQELPWVKECTPIYIQFFVKFFIIGVTVLVVAVPEGLPLAVTISLAYSVKKMMKDNNLVRHLDACETMGNATAICSDKTGTLTMNRMTVVQAYIADKHYRRVPEPELVPSSIMDLLILGIGVNCAYTTKIMSPEKEGGLPRQVGNKTECALLGFALDLKRDYQAIRNEIPEERLYKVYTFNSVRKSMSTVLKNADGSFRMFSKGASEILLKKCYKILTASGEPKVFRPRDRDDMMKKVIEPMASEGLRTICLAYRDFPATDGEPDWDNETDILTSLTCMCVVGIEDPVRPEVPDAIRKCQRAGITVRMVTGDNINTARAIATKCGILQPGDEFLCLEGKEFNRRIRNEKGEIEQERIDKIWPKLRVLARSSPTDKHTLVKGIIDSTVIEQRQVVAVTGDGTNDGPALKKADVGFAMGIAGTDVAKEASDIILTDDNFSSIVKAVMWGRNVYDSISKFLQFQLTVNVVAVIVAFTGACITQDSPLKAVQMLWVNLIMDTFASLALATEPPTEALLLRKPYGRNKPLISRTMMKNILGHGVYQLTIIFTLLFAGERMFDIDSGRNTPLHAPPTEHYTIVFNTFVMMQLFNEINARKIHGERNVFEGIFNNLIFCSIVFGTFIIQIVIVQFGGKPFSCQGLTIDQWLWCIFLGFGCLLWGQVISSIPTSRLKFLKTAGHGTQKEEIPEEELDEMEDLDEIDHAERELRRGQILWFRGLNRIQTQMDVVSAFQSGTSFQGAVRRQPSSGSQHHDVTYVSSPSHVAFSTATAATASATVGYPGGERIPQLPLAL
- the LOC114772532 gene encoding plasma membrane calcium-transporting ATPase 1-like isoform X1 → MANNSYSGVKNPAGEANHDGEFGCSLKELRALMELRGAEGINKVQECYGDVNGLCSRLKSSPVDGLTGQPADIDKRKAEFGQNFIPPKKPKTFLQLVWEALQDVTLIILEVAAIVSLGLSFYHPPDTTDVSCGKAAGGVEDEGEAHAGWIEGAAILLSVICVVLVTAFNDWSKEKQFRGLQSRIEQEQKFTVVRSGQVIQIPVAEIVVGDIAQIKYGDLLPADGILIQGNDLKIDESSLTGESDHVKKTQEKDPMLLSGTHVMEGSGKMLVTAVGVNSQTGIIFTLLGAGDDEEDDEDDDEKKKEKEKKKEKKNKKQDGSVENRKKAKAQDGAAMEMQPLNSDEGAEREEKRKANLPKKEKSVLQGKLTKLAVQIGKAGLVMSAITVIILVVLFAVDTFWLQELPWVKECTPIYIQFFVKFFIIGVTVLVVAVPEGLPLAVTISLAYSVKKMMKDNNLVRHLDACETMGNATAICSDKTGTLTMNRMTVVQAYIADKHYRRVPEPELVPSSIMDLLILGIGVNCAYTTKIMSPEKEGGLPRQVGNKTECALLGFALDLKRDYQAIRNEIPEERLYKVYTFNSVRKSMSTVLKNADGSFRMFSKGASEILLKKCYKILTASGEPKVFRPRDRDDMMKKVIEPMASEGLRTICLAYRDFPATDGEPDWDNETDILTSLTCMCVVGIEDPVRPEVPDAIRKCQRAGITVRMVTGDNINTARAIATKCGILQPGDEFLCLEGKEFNRRIRNEKGEIEQERIDKIWPKLRVLARSSPTDKHTLVKGIIDSTVIEQRQVVAVTGDGTNDGPALKKADVGFAMGIAGTDVAKEASDIILTDDNFSSIVKAVMWGRNVYDSISKFLQFQLTVNVVAVIVAFTGACITQDSPLKAVQMLWVNLIMDTFASLALATEPPTEALLLRKPYGRNKPLISRTMMKNILGHGVYQLTIIFTLLFAGERMFDIDSGRNTPLHAPPTEHYTIVFNTFVMMQLFNEINARKIHGERNVFEGIFNNLIFCSIVFGTFIIQIVIVQFGGKPFSCQGLTIDQWLWCIFLGFGCLLWGQVISSIPTSRLKFLKTAGHGTQKEEIPEEELDEMEDLDEIDHAERELRRGQILWFRGLNRIQTQMDVVSAFQSGTSFQGAVRRQPSSGSQHHDIRVVNAFRSSLSPYEGLEKPESRSSIHNFMTHPDFRIEDSEPHIPLIDDTDAEDDAPTKRNATPTPPPPPSPNQNNNAVESGLHLFLDGGSVTPATPSAPASPMHSLETSL